A genomic region of Pristiophorus japonicus isolate sPriJap1 chromosome 20, sPriJap1.hap1, whole genome shotgun sequence contains the following coding sequences:
- the LOC139232939 gene encoding POU domain, class 5, transcription factor 3-like: MSGRPVSPGQAANLARPLNSPERPPRMPFGNGVVQDVSAQFYKPGYNSISTQYLFPFPPLKGEYGHSEAQLGDSATVSHPGYWYPFTPTDPAPHGAVHGHQGSWHATPLAAPGGLLSRSEIKTEKESKGYLQEARYSTPTPSAPSYNHRWTTTFWQPGLAASTAPANSTTSSSSAPLPSHTYPGFGAFPSPPQMYPSPSQQSDSSQTGSTGTTSEEGQSSDSEEEYPTKERMEQFAKELKYKRITLGFTQADVGLALGNLYGKMFSQTTICRFEALQLSFKNMCKLKPILQRWLNDAENNGGLPEICNVEQVLDQSRKRKRRTSIENGVKRNLETYFMKCPKPTSEEISQIAEDLQLDKEVVRVWFCNRRQKGKRMTLPCMEEKDVQIHEGSPLHMSPSALMLSDPIVTQGYSAAMVPPPMYMSPFPQALHPAVSMGHHNS, from the exons ATGTCTGGGCGGCCAGTTAGTCCTGGTCAAGCAGCTAATCTGGCCAGGCCACTCAATTCCCCAGAAAGACCTCCTCGCATGCCTTTTGGCAATGGGGTTGTTCAAGATGTAAGCGCCCAGTTTTATAAGCCTGGTTACAATAGCATCTcgacccagtatctgttccccttcCCACCTCTCAAAGGAGAATATGGCCATTCGGAGGCTCAACTGGGAGATTCGGCGACGGTGTCCCACCCTGGCTACTGGTATCCATTCACTCCCACCGACCCAGCGCCCCACGGAGCTGTGCATGGCCATCAGGGCAGCTGGCATGCTACTCCGCTGGCTGCTCCCGGAGGACTACTCAGCAGGTCGGAGATCAAAACGGAGAAGGAGAGCAAAGGCTACCTCCAGGAGGCGAGGTACAGCACCCCGACCCCTTCAGCCCCTTCCTACAACCACCGCTGGACCACCACCTTTTGGCAGCCGGGCCTCGCCGCCTCTACCGCCCCGGCCAACTCTACCACCTCGTCCTCCTCGGCCCCGCTGCCCAGCCACACCTACCCTGGCTTCGGCGCCTTCCCCTCGCCCCCACAGATGTACCCCAGCCCCTCACAACAGAGCGACAGCAGCCAGACTGGCTCTACCGGGACAACCAGCGAGGAAGGACAGTCCAGCGACAGCGAGGAG GAGTATCCCACCAAAGAAAGAATGGAACAGTTTGCCAAAGAACTGAAATACAAAAGGATTACACTCGGCTTCACGCAGGCTGATGTTGGATTGGCTTTGGGGAACCTCTATG GGAAGATGTTCAGTCAGACCACGATCTGCAGGTTTGAAGCGTTGCAGCTAAGTTTCAAAAACATGTGCAAACTGAAACCGATACTTCAGCGCTGGCTGAACGATGCAGAGAACAACGGTGGTCTGCCCGAG ATTTGTAATGTGGAGCAGGTTTTGGATCAGTCCAGGAAACGCAAGAGGAGAACCAGCATTGAGAACGGTGTGAAGAGAAATTTGGAGACCTACTTCATGAAATGTCCCAAGCCCACAAGCGAAGAAATCTCCCAGATTGCTGAAGACCTCCAATTAGACAAAGAG GTGGTCAGAGTTTGGTTTTGCAATCGAAGACAGAAGGGGAAGAGGATGACCCTACCTTGTATGGAAGAGAAAGATGTACAAATCCACGAGGGGAGCCCACTCCACATGTCTCCCAGTGCCCTGATGCTATCTGACCCCATAGTTACCCAAGGATATAGTGCAGCTATGGTGCCACCTCCTATGTATATGTCTCCCTTCCCTCAAGCTTTGCACCCTGCTGTCTCCATGGGCCATCACAACAGTTAG